Genomic DNA from Melospiza georgiana isolate bMelGeo1 chromosome 3, bMelGeo1.pri, whole genome shotgun sequence:
AGTGCTGCTCAAGTTCAAGAAGAGCTTGCACAATCCAGATTCTGGAATAGCCCAATTTattgaaacaaattaaaagaagGATGGGGATTCCTGAAGGCACTAACTACAGGCTATTAACATATATCTACAGAAAAAGCAGTAACTAGAGTGTCCGAATACCTATGGTGCATTCACTAACTACTGGGtcctcatatatatatataatcaatGCACTAATTATGGGAGATTAATGCATATAGTAAGAGCATTAATTACAGAGTTCTAATATATACAGCACAAAGTAAATGCACTAACTACGGGAGGTTAATATATACAGGGTCTGTCAAGAGgccccacaggcacagctctgtgcaccaCGATCTCTTCCAATGGCTGTGGATGAGCAGTTGTTCAAACCGGTGCTGCAGGCAATTGTAGTCCTGCACGGCCTTCCTTTGGGTATCTGGACTTCTGGCCAGGTGCTCTAGGAGACTGGGTGCTACAGCCACCTGGAAGCCAGAGGGCAAGCTGATCTCCATAGGAAAGCTCTCATTGTCGATGACAAAGTGGTGAAGCTGTTTTATCTCCAGTGAGCAGCGGAGGGACTTCAGGATAGCCATCACACGCTGCCCAAAATCACTCCTGCCCCACCCTGTCAGGGGTACAGTGCTCAGGAGGTGGATCACCACTGTcttcaggacacagctggagaaACCTACACCCATCAGGAAGCccgtgaggagctgcaggctgggagacCTGTCTGGAAATGTGCCTGAAGAATTTTGCCTCTGCCACGGCGTAAGTCTCCAGCCACGTTGTGCTTGGGATGCCTACTTCTGTAGGCTGGCTGCTCACAAAGACATCTGAGTCTCCTTGTTGCACGGCAAAGAACATCTCAACCGTGAAGCTTTCCTTGTCTTTGCTCAGCTGAAATTTGCAGGAGCGGCTGGAGGGCTGCAACCTTAAACGCCAGTGGCACGATTCAGGCAACAGCAGCCAGGCGACTCTCACAAACCCATAGAACCAGTGGACAGTTTTCTCCACATCTAGATAGCAGCCGGTGCACAGGGTGTGCAGGAGGCTGGGgtcctgtttccttctcagCTCCTCCTCGGGGTGGTGGAGGAAACACAGCAtgtcctcctccagcctctccctcctgcaggtgcaCACCCGCTCTACACGGACACAGAAGTTCCTCTGGACCACTCCTGCAGTGTCCAGCTCCAGGTGGAAGGCATGTCCTGGAGGGGGACTCAGGGGAACAAGCAAACGGTACACAACATCTTGTGCATGGGGACTGCAGCCTTCAAAGGCGCTGCCCACTCCCATGGCTGGTTGTGGCACCGGGTAGAAACTGTTGGACAAGCCTTCTCCAAAGACGTGGATGAGTTTGTCCACCAGGTCCGAGATCATGGAGAATCCTTTGTCCAGATCCAGAACAGGCAACTCCTGTATGCCCTCCTCTAAAAGGCTTCCAAGCTTCCTTTGCACATTGATACCATCGTCTTCTTCTCCATTTGCCATCTCCTGCTTGTCATCGACATTGCCCTCTTCCACATTAACAACAACGTTCcgtctttcttcctcctccaccaAGTTGCTGCGGGACCTCTCCTTGTGGCCACGGTTGTCTGGATCACATTGACTTTTCCCatgtccaaaccacagcaccaaGAGAAGCATGAGGATTCCGCTCAGAGCCCAGAACTGCcacccaggcagggctccccaggccccaccactctgctccggcttcatctgctccagctcctgaatcAGCTGAGtcatctgctgctccagatACTCAGCACGCTGCTGCATGCGCTCCAGGGTGGCCTCGTCCAGCCCATCCCCGGCCTGCTGCGGGTACTGGGTGAGGCCTTGCACAAGCAAGGAAGGAATGTAATGGCAAACATGgcctggggctctgagcagggcttcagtggggatgggagggagcTACTGATAGGGCAAGTGGGGAGAGGAGCCTCAGGGATCTCAGAGCCGGACAGAGGGggcccaggggctggcagcctgCCAGGCCTGTGCCGCTGCCCCAGCACCGGCA
This window encodes:
- the LOC131081091 gene encoding LOW QUALITY PROTEIN: inositol 1,4,5-trisphosphate receptor-interacting protein-like 1 (The sequence of the model RefSeq protein was modified relative to this genomic sequence to represent the inferred CDS: inserted 2 bases in 1 codon) → MKVGPIPDALLGFGTAEIHLLDMQNAVLLCCVGSENCLLEISSPTAAHHPYEASPGNQGPLAVAQPEERSCYGEAPCLTQYPQQAGDGLDEATLERMQQRAEYLEQQMTQLIQELEQMKPEERSRSNLVEEEERRNVVVNVEEGNVDDKQEMANGEEDDGINVQRKLGSLLEEGIQELPVLDLDKGFSMISDLVDKLIHVFGEGLSNSFYPVPQPAMGVGSAFEGCSPHAQDVVYRLLVPLSPPPGHAFHLELDTAGVVQRNFCVRVERVCTCRRERLEEDMLCFLHHPEEELRRKQDPSLLHTLCTGCYLDVEKTVHWFYGFVRVAWLLLPESCHWRLRLQPSSRSCKFQLSKDKESFTVEMFFAVQQGDSDVFVSSQPTEVGIPSTTWLETYAVAEAKFFRHISRQVXPSLQLLTGFLMGVGFSSCVLKTVVIHLLSTVPLTGWGRSDFGQRVMAILKSLRCSLEIKQLHHFVIDNESFPMEISLPSGFQVAVAPSLLEHLARSPDTQRKAVQDYNCLQHRFEQLLIHSHWKRSWCTELCLWGLLTDPVYINLP